TCACTAGAATTCTTGCTTCAGCGTGACTGACTATTTTCATCTTACCATTTAAATATCTTACTTTAAAAACAAGATACAAACATAGTATTAACGAGTGATTTCCAATACTTAGTAAAAGTTATaagttgtaatattttatgaaataacatTTGCTGATCCCATTATGAGTAGGTATGCTATGTTAAAGGCAAATTGGCTGTGCAATGTTTATCGACAAACAAATTGGAAATGAAGGTAGATTCCTCATGTCTtatcatacataatatattattaattatgtattacttttccatgaaatgttattcaaaagatattaattaatatagggtgtcccgtaaatgtTACGACATACTGTATAAGATGacagctgacatcaaggcctactaaaataacacaACATATATAGCACGCAACATACGTAGATTTTCGGTTTGtttactaatataaaaactGCATGGACACTAAAATTGATCCCTGTGGTACACCCACGCACAAAAAACGTGAATAAAAACTCGAATTCATGTTTTTAATTGataacatacaaacttttaaagttatataactGAGGACTGAGGCAATGATATTATATGTGGAACGTACGCACacgaaataaaataacttattatgTATTCAATATTCACAAACATTACAAAGAAATCTCACAATGCATCAGACGCTAGGGTTCTTTCGACTTATTGACCGATGACGTCATCGATTCTTACTTTGGTGCGTTTTACAGAcgtcatttaaaataaaataaaataaaaataaaaataaaaaaaataaaaaataaaaaaaataaaaaataaaaaaataaaaaagcctttattgctgagttttgtttacagtgtacattttaaaaagtactTTACTATTTgccaaattacttattaatatacaaatctttaaataaaataacattttttttttttttttagtaaataataataacaattactatcGGCAAACGGTCGTTAGTCTGCAGCTTGTCTTCcgacaaaggcctcctctaaaGTTTTCCATTGTATTCTATTTCTTGCTATACGAGACCATATTGGCCCCGCTATGCTCCTAATATCATCTTCCCACCTTTTAGTCTGTCTGCCTCTGTTTCTCTTGCTGTCTCTCGGGTACCATTCCGTTATTGTCCTGGTCCATTTATCTTTCTTTTCTCTTATCATATGCCCTGTCCATCTCCACTTTAGTTGTTTGTAAGTTGTGTATGCatttttgaatttagttttgctttttatgtcttttaattttactcGGTCCTTTCTTTTGACTCCTATAGTGCTTCTCTCTATTCCGTTCtggcaaatttttattttattttccagtTGTTCTGTCAATGCCCAAGTTTGACACCCGTATAACAAACATGGTAAAATACACATgttgaaaatttttcttttttctttcatagGCATGTCTTTATTTTTCATGACTTCACTGAATGACCAATATCGTTTCCAAGTATTAGCCGTTCttctttctatttctttttgcATACATTCTTTGGTTGATATTAGCTGTCCTAAGTATATGTATTCATTTACGTATTCTATTtcctcattatttatttttattattttcgtttgTGTAGAATTTGacataacttttgtttttgttaaattcatttttaaacctGCCTTATCACTTTCGTTCGCTAGCTGTTGCAACATTATTTCTAGGCTTTCTGAATTGTctgaaaacaaaactaaatcgTCTGCGAAACGTAGGTGACTCAGGTGTTCGCcgtttatatttattcctttGTCGGCCCATTCCGTTTCCGGTTGTCAAATCGTAAACATCTCAGTTGTGTAGCTCCCGCTtatttcatgttttaaaaatacttacgtaCACTTTTATAACGCAACATTCCAAATTACATAAAGTGAAGTGCTGCGAGTGCAGTGGAAACATTGATTTCGCGTTCACTCTGGATATTGGAAGATATTTTGCAAACAAAACTTTGAAAGCAGCAATGCAGTTACCGTTAACTTCgtgtttaaaataaacttcataTTCACTTTTGACATTACAACCACTACAAAGTACAACGAGAAGAGCCGTGGGAACATTGATTCACGTACGTACTTGgtaataaattacaatgtttacaaaaacaaaacaaaaaggttAGAATATTTGCATGAATCATAATATTGACCAAGAAGATTGGTGACAGTGACAACTATTGATTCTGACAGTATCTCGGTGTTGCCAACCCAAGGAACCATAGACTACCAATCAAGTTTCACCACACCTCTACGATCTCCAAAAATGGAGGATCAAtttcaacttttatttaataaaatgaaaaatgaaatgcaAAAACAAACTTTAGAACTAAAAGAATCGATAACTAACACAATAATGGAGAAAATGGAGGAAAAATTACAACCAATcatagaagaaaataaaaacttgaaaattaaattggtAAACCTTGAGAAAGAGGTGGAAAGCTTGAAAAGAGGaaagaaacaaaacaatttaattatcttTGGAGTCAAAGAAGGCGAAAAATCTTCACAGGAACTGATACAAAAGGTGAAACAAATATTCGAAACCGACTTGAACTTGAATTTGGAAGATTatgaagtaaataaaatgtatcgaatCGGAAAGGACAATTCGGGTGGTAAACCAAGGCCCATTCTATTTTCCTTCGTAAGTGAATGGAAAAAGAATGAGGTTATGAAAAGGAAGAAAAACTTTAAAGATGTACATGTTGCAGAAGATTACACCAAAGAAGTTttagaaaaaaggaaaatgCTGCAACCGCAACTGATAGAGGAGAGGAAGAAAGGGAATTTTGCATATTTAAAATTCGACAAATTAGTAATAAAAGGAAAGATAAATAACACAAGTAACgacaaaagaaaaagagaaaattcAACATCgccacaaaataatattcaaccaAGGAAACAACAAACTATAAAGACATCAAATACAAACAGATTAAATGCATTCGATTTATTGAGGGCCCGATCCAATTCTCTTCCTTCCAATACAACAGATAATAAGCAATAACAATTAACTATCGGTAAACGGAAAACACAACACTCTTGTAGC
The Bicyclus anynana chromosome 21, ilBicAnyn1.1, whole genome shotgun sequence genome window above contains:
- the LOC128199293 gene encoding uncharacterized protein LOC128199293 encodes the protein MEDQFQLLFNKMKNEMQKQTLELKESITNTIMEKMEEKLQPIIEENKNLKIKLVNLEKEVESLKRGKKQNNLIIFGVKEGEKSSQELIQKVKQIFETDLNLNLEDYEVNKMYRIGKDNSGGKPRPILFSFVSEWKKNEVMKRKKNFKDVHVAEDYTKEVLEKRKMLQPQLIEERKKGNFAYLKFDKLVIKGKINNTSNDKRKRENSTSPQNNIQPRKQQTIKTSNTNRLNAFDLLRARSNSLPSNTTDNKQ